One region of Bartonella alsatica genomic DNA includes:
- the fdxA gene encoding ferredoxin FdxA, with the protein MAYVVTDNCIHCKYTDCVEVCPVDCFYEGENMLVIHPDECIDCGVCEPECPAEAIKPDTEPGLEKWLELNLHYANKWPNLNTRKDPLPQAKEMDGVPNKLEKYFSENPGSGE; encoded by the coding sequence TTGGCTTATGTAGTAACCGACAACTGCATTCATTGCAAATATACTGATTGCGTTGAAGTTTGCCCTGTTGATTGTTTTTATGAAGGTGAAAATATGCTTGTCATTCACCCAGACGAGTGTATTGATTGTGGTGTATGCGAGCCAGAATGTCCAGCGGAAGCTATTAAACCTGATACAGAACCGGGGCTAGAAAAGTGGTTAGAGCTTAACCTTCATTATGCTAACAAATGGCCTAATTTAAACACACGCAAAGACCCTCTTCCACAGGCAAAAGAAATGGATGGTGTCCCAAATAAATTAGAAAAGTATTTTTCAGAAAATCCAGGAAGCGGTGAATAA
- a CDS encoding CarD family transcriptional regulator — MASQHGTSSNAKGFTTSEYIVYPTHGVGQIIAIEDQEVAGHKLKLFVIHFAKDKMDVKVPIAKALSVGMRKLSAVDSVERALKILHGKARVKRTMWSRRAQEYDAKINSGDLISIAEVVRDLFRSNLQPEQSYSERQLYTAALERMAREIAVINSLSETEAINLIEMHLSNKLKRAFKAKRDETNTNDEAVYAA; from the coding sequence ATGGCATCCCAACACGGAACGTCCTCCAATGCTAAAGGATTTACAACCTCTGAATATATTGTCTATCCTACCCATGGAGTAGGACAAATTATAGCGATTGAAGATCAAGAAGTTGCAGGACATAAATTAAAACTTTTTGTCATTCATTTTGCAAAAGATAAAATGGATGTTAAAGTGCCAATTGCAAAAGCTCTTTCTGTTGGAATGCGCAAATTATCTGCTGTTGATTCTGTTGAACGCGCATTAAAAATTCTACACGGAAAAGCACGGGTCAAACGCACCATGTGGTCACGTCGCGCTCAAGAGTATGATGCTAAAATCAATTCGGGTGATCTTATTTCTATTGCTGAAGTGGTTCGTGATCTTTTTCGCTCAAACCTACAGCCTGAACAATCTTATTCTGAACGTCAACTTTATACTGCTGCACTTGAAAGAATGGCCCGTGAAATTGCTGTTATTAATAGTCTTTCTGAAACAGAAGCCATTAATCTCATAGAGATGCACCTCTCAAATAAACTAAAGCGTGCATTTAAAGCTAAGAGAGATGAAACAAATACAAACGATGAAGCTGTGTACGCTGCGTAA
- the rpmF gene encoding 50S ribosomal protein L32, producing the protein MAVPKRKTSPSKRGMRRSADALKAPTYIEDKNSGELRRPHHIDLKTGMYRGRSVLVPKD; encoded by the coding sequence ATGGCTGTACCTAAACGAAAAACCTCTCCATCGAAACGGGGTATGCGCCGTTCGGCTGATGCCCTTAAGGCGCCAACTTATATCGAAGATAAAAATTCTGGTGAGCTACGTCGCCCTCATCATATTGATTTGAAAACAGGAATGTATCGTGGGCGTTCAGTTTTAGTACCAAAAGATTAA
- a CDS encoding polyprenyl synthetase family protein, translated as MHEFTTLLATHGHNVEKRLATLFSDQVQNGEIARPEILLKAMRYGVLNGGKRLRPFLVIQSGALFDIPAEHTLDVACALECVHCYSLIHDDLPAMDNDTLRRGQPTVHIAFDEATAILAGNALLTFAFEIIAHKASELSFETRIKLITALAQSAGLGGMIGGQMLDLEAEKKPQESTNIITLQRMKTAALISFACQAGAIIGNASKELTEKLAAFGTYFGLAFQLTDDLLDVTASTKVLGKTAGKDETMHKATFIRLYGIEETRKKRDELIAKAEALLTPFGIKAKPLQQAARFSATRKN; from the coding sequence ATGCATGAATTTACCACTCTTCTTGCAACGCATGGCCACAATGTTGAAAAACGACTTGCCACACTGTTCAGTGATCAAGTCCAAAATGGTGAAATTGCTCGCCCCGAAATTTTACTCAAAGCCATGCGTTACGGTGTTCTTAATGGTGGAAAACGGCTACGTCCTTTTCTCGTTATTCAAAGTGGTGCACTTTTTGACATCCCTGCTGAACATACTCTTGATGTGGCCTGTGCCTTAGAATGCGTCCATTGTTATTCGCTTATTCATGATGATCTACCTGCTATGGACAACGACACACTACGACGTGGACAACCCACCGTCCACATAGCATTTGATGAAGCCACAGCGATTCTAGCAGGCAATGCCCTTTTGACTTTTGCTTTTGAAATCATTGCCCATAAAGCTAGTGAACTCTCCTTTGAAACCAGAATCAAGCTGATCACGGCTCTTGCACAATCCGCAGGACTTGGTGGCATGATAGGCGGACAAATGCTGGACCTTGAAGCGGAAAAAAAACCGCAAGAGAGCACCAACATTATCACTCTACAACGCATGAAAACAGCCGCTCTGATAAGCTTTGCTTGCCAAGCAGGAGCAATCATCGGTAATGCTTCCAAAGAATTGACCGAAAAACTTGCTGCTTTTGGAACATATTTTGGTTTAGCTTTTCAATTAACAGATGATCTTCTTGATGTCACCGCTAGCACTAAAGTTTTGGGCAAAACCGCTGGAAAAGATGAAACAATGCACAAAGCCACTTTTATTCGTCTTTATGGTATTGAAGAAACACGAAAAAAGCGAGACGAACTCATTGCTAAAGCAGAAGCACTTTTAACACCTTTTGGCATAAAAGCAAAACCGCTTCAACAAGCCGCTCGTTTTAGTGCAACACGTAAAAATTAA
- a CDS encoding MFS transporter has translation MNSILAFGFLFNGIRILTGAFIVFYMLEKGLTLIDIGIIKSFQAFIMMVTDIPLGYFADRKSYKISIILAAAFATAWLFLMGVSTNFYGFLLAETFNALSLTFIAGAYNALLVQYAKTKLASTKKVLGSSSQYNYIGMFIFSLIGAYFADYSSQYIWYISAFLMMITTVFGLFFLDDLKGEKKTIKANSFISDAKEMFSIFVKVPYISLCFYFSLIFFNIFSQYWQWIFKDYNINVTYFYLGVTFSLILLSQLLASFLFTKLSEGVNFILLLFLSVATIFTVVFFEPQKEIAVILVCMIFYLIKYTYLRVEVVLHDSISDNLRATYESFLSTVGRLSLVVFFYMSAYMVSMFGFLSLVYVFGIYISIYLFAVFFLEGTLKRSQREY, from the coding sequence ATGAATAGTATATTAGCATTTGGATTTTTATTTAACGGTATAAGAATTTTAACAGGCGCTTTTATTGTATTTTATATGCTTGAAAAAGGCTTAACTCTTATTGACATAGGTATCATTAAGTCATTTCAAGCTTTTATTATGATGGTTACAGATATTCCTCTTGGATATTTTGCCGATAGAAAAAGTTATAAAATATCTATAATTTTGGCAGCGGCTTTTGCTACCGCATGGCTCTTTCTCATGGGAGTTTCTACAAACTTTTACGGTTTTCTTTTGGCAGAAACTTTTAATGCATTATCGCTTACATTTATTGCTGGTGCCTATAATGCCCTACTTGTTCAATATGCAAAAACAAAACTTGCATCCACTAAAAAAGTGCTCGGTTCCAGCTCTCAATATAATTACATTGGCATGTTTATATTTAGTTTGATAGGCGCATATTTTGCCGATTATTCTAGCCAATATATATGGTATATATCTGCGTTTTTAATGATGATCACAACAGTCTTTGGTTTGTTTTTTTTGGATGATCTAAAAGGAGAGAAAAAAACAATAAAAGCGAATTCTTTCATTTCTGACGCAAAAGAAATGTTCTCTATTTTTGTTAAAGTTCCTTACATATCTCTATGTTTTTATTTTTCACTTATTTTTTTCAATATATTTTCGCAGTATTGGCAGTGGATATTTAAAGATTATAATATCAATGTAACTTATTTTTATCTTGGTGTGACATTTTCTCTTATATTGCTCTCCCAGCTACTGGCTAGTTTTCTCTTTACAAAACTAAGTGAGGGAGTGAATTTTATTCTACTACTGTTTCTTTCAGTTGCTACGATTTTTACAGTTGTTTTCTTTGAACCCCAAAAAGAAATTGCTGTTATTTTAGTCTGTATGATTTTTTATCTCATTAAGTATACATATCTTCGTGTAGAAGTTGTCCTGCACGATAGTATTAGCGATAATCTTAGGGCTACATACGAATCTTTCTTGTCAACGGTTGGAAGGCTTAGCCTAGTGGTATTTTTTTATATGAGTGCGTATATGGTAAGTATGTTTGGTTTTTTGTCATTAGTATATGTTTTTGGTATATATATATCCATTTACTTGTTTGCAGTGTTTTTTTTAGAAGGAACTCTAAAAAGGTCTCAGCGCGAATATTAA
- a CDS encoding HesA/MoeB/ThiF family protein, producing MNSLYENKYVYSNTISARQEGDEVLIGADIHNVVALDMSGTSPNVIKALACFDAENTIGDIILKCNLDTAESEDFLYLTKYMLDNRIIEPPSSKEDSIRKAGLSESEYNRFDRQINLFKPVSGNFDNALLANSKLKDAKITIAGLGGCGSYVFYTLSAMGVGHIKSYDFDIVEESNLSRQILYNYNDLGKKKVDVVRDKAPYISPSTQYAFYDEKIDSIEKACRLFEGADLVISAADNPRPDFFHLMNEAAFNMRGALLYAGSATVNAIVGPLIIPGKTRCYACVNQNHMKGVNVFEFVKNIKQNYMNTLIDPYNAVAGSLAALEAVKYLTDFDKCQIIERTLFINFSGYQIGRTGDPYSGYCHVCNKM from the coding sequence ATGAATTCGCTATATGAAAACAAGTATGTTTACTCGAATACCATATCAGCGAGGCAAGAAGGTGATGAGGTTTTGATAGGGGCAGATATACATAACGTTGTAGCCCTTGATATGAGTGGTACATCGCCGAATGTTATAAAGGCTTTGGCGTGTTTTGACGCAGAGAATACCATAGGTGATATAATATTAAAATGTAACCTAGATACTGCAGAAAGCGAAGATTTTTTATATTTAACAAAATATATGCTTGATAATAGAATAATAGAACCTCCCTCCTCTAAGGAGGATTCTATAAGAAAAGCAGGGCTTAGTGAGAGCGAATATAACAGATTTGATAGGCAAATTAACTTATTTAAGCCTGTATCAGGTAATTTTGACAATGCTCTTTTAGCTAACTCCAAATTGAAAGATGCTAAGATAACTATAGCTGGTTTGGGTGGATGCGGGAGCTATGTTTTTTATACATTATCTGCAATGGGTGTAGGACACATTAAAAGCTATGATTTTGATATTGTTGAAGAATCAAATTTGTCTAGGCAAATACTCTATAATTATAATGACTTAGGGAAAAAAAAGGTTGATGTTGTTAGAGATAAAGCGCCCTATATTAGCCCTTCAACTCAATATGCGTTCTACGATGAAAAAATAGATAGTATAGAGAAGGCATGCCGTCTGTTTGAAGGAGCTGATCTTGTTATATCCGCGGCAGATAATCCAAGGCCCGATTTTTTTCATTTGATGAACGAAGCTGCTTTTAATATGAGGGGTGCGCTATTATATGCCGGTTCGGCTACGGTAAATGCTATTGTTGGGCCACTTATTATTCCAGGTAAAACCAGATGTTATGCATGTGTGAATCAGAATCATATGAAGGGTGTTAATGTGTTTGAATTTGTTAAAAATATTAAGCAAAACTATATGAATACTTTGATAGATCCATATAATGCGGTTGCTGGTTCTTTGGCTGCTCTTGAAGCAGTGAAATATTTAACGGATTTTGACAAATGTCAAATTATAGAAAGAACATTATTCATTAATTTTTCCGGGTATCAAATTGGTAGGACTGGAGATCCATATAGCGGCTATTGCCATGTTTGTAATAAAATGTAA
- the ispG gene encoding flavodoxin-dependent (E)-4-hydroxy-3-methylbut-2-enyl-diphosphate synthase, with protein MSTVYSLSKPFERRRSVGVVVGDVIVGGDNPIVVQSMTNTDTADVNATVAQIAALWKAGSQLVRITVDRDEAAAAVPKIREQLERLGFFVPLVGDFHYIGHKLLSEHPACAEALAKYRINPGNVGFGTKKDRQFAQIIEIACRYRKAIRIGVNWGSLDNVLLTKLMDENAKQENPLSVSEVMRETVVQSALLSAALAEEIGLERDKIILSAKVSDVQDLITVYSNLAERCDYALHLGLTEAGMGTKGIVASSVALGILLQQGIGDTIRISLTPEPGGDRTREVKVGQELLQVMGLRQFLPVVAACPGCGRTTSTVFQQLAQKIESDLYKNMPIWREKYPGVESLKIAVMGCIVNGPGESKHADIGISLPGMGESPAAPVFIEGQKVKTLRGNRIAEEFELLLSDYIHTRFGQG; from the coding sequence ATGAGCACAGTATATTCTTTATCTAAACCTTTTGAGCGTCGTCGATCTGTTGGTGTTGTGGTTGGCGATGTGATAGTTGGTGGTGATAATCCAATAGTTGTGCAATCAATGACCAATACTGATACCGCCGATGTTAATGCAACCGTTGCACAAATTGCTGCTCTTTGGAAAGCTGGTTCCCAATTGGTTCGGATTACCGTTGATCGTGATGAAGCTGCTGCTGCTGTGCCAAAAATACGTGAACAGTTGGAAAGATTAGGCTTTTTTGTGCCATTGGTGGGGGATTTTCATTATATTGGTCATAAGCTTTTATCAGAACATCCTGCATGTGCTGAGGCGCTTGCAAAATATCGGATCAATCCTGGTAATGTCGGTTTTGGCACAAAAAAGGATCGTCAGTTTGCGCAAATTATTGAGATTGCTTGTCGGTATCGTAAAGCTATTCGCATTGGTGTAAATTGGGGGTCTCTTGATAATGTGTTGTTGACAAAGCTTATGGATGAAAATGCTAAGCAGGAAAATCCCTTATCTGTTTCTGAAGTTATGCGGGAAACAGTTGTTCAGTCGGCTCTGCTTTCTGCTGCTTTAGCTGAAGAGATAGGGTTGGAACGTGATAAAATTATTCTTTCTGCTAAAGTGAGTGATGTCCAAGATCTTATTACTGTTTACAGCAATTTGGCAGAACGTTGTGATTATGCGCTTCATTTAGGATTGACAGAAGCAGGAATGGGTACAAAGGGTATTGTTGCTTCTTCTGTGGCTTTGGGAATTTTGTTACAGCAAGGAATTGGCGATACTATTCGTATTTCCTTGACCCCTGAACCCGGTGGAGATCGAACACGAGAAGTGAAGGTGGGACAAGAACTTTTACAAGTTATGGGGTTGAGGCAATTTTTGCCTGTTGTTGCGGCTTGCCCTGGATGTGGTCGCACAACTTCGACAGTATTTCAACAATTAGCGCAAAAAATTGAATCGGATTTGTACAAAAATATGCCCATCTGGCGTGAAAAATATCCTGGTGTTGAAAGTTTAAAGATTGCTGTAATGGGGTGTATCGTCAATGGACCTGGAGAATCAAAACATGCTGATATTGGTATTTCATTACCTGGAATGGGCGAAAGTCCAGCAGCCCCTGTTTTTATTGAAGGACAGAAGGTGAAAACTTTGCGGGGAAACCGTATAGCTGAAGAATTTGAACTTCTCTTAAGTGATTATATTCATACACGTTTCGGGCAAGGTTGA
- a CDS encoding HlyD family secretion protein, whose protein sequence is MIKALRSKATLIAFFSGITGILLILWAWRLPPFVSTIQITDNASIKGDVTLVSSQISGVIARIYVQDYQRVEKGMLLFELDDALFRQQLARAQAVLDSKNAKLASIMLQAQILQGEVNAAEAELARSRAFSNILPENKKLGFNDASSSVSRPLSQLLAALETKRQLQKQLDLERQSLQSEVASAKVGVELAKLNLGHTKILSPKTGYIGLVGARVGQYVLPGAQLVSVISDEIWIIANYKETQLSQMRIGQPVIFSVDALNNKKLTGRVVRFAPATGSEFSLLKTDTTIGNFIKIAQRISVRIALDPGQEGAEKLIPGMSVVTYVDTSQRVSSGG, encoded by the coding sequence ATGATAAAGGCATTACGGTCAAAAGCAACACTTATTGCATTCTTCTCAGGCATTACTGGTATTTTGCTAATTTTATGGGCTTGGAGGCTTCCTCCTTTTGTCAGTACAATTCAAATAACCGACAATGCTTCAATTAAGGGCGATGTTACTCTGGTAAGTTCACAGATCTCGGGGGTGATTGCACGAATTTATGTGCAAGATTATCAAAGAGTTGAAAAGGGTATGCTGTTATTTGAACTCGATGATGCTCTCTTTCGCCAACAGCTTGCACGAGCACAAGCTGTTTTAGATTCAAAAAATGCAAAACTTGCAAGTATTATGTTGCAGGCTCAGATTTTACAGGGAGAAGTTAATGCAGCGGAAGCTGAATTGGCACGTTCGCGAGCATTTTCCAATATTCTTCCTGAAAACAAGAAACTAGGCTTTAATGATGCTTCCAGTTCTGTTTCGCGTCCTCTTTCGCAATTATTGGCGGCGCTTGAAACAAAACGTCAATTACAAAAACAATTGGATCTTGAACGGCAAAGTTTACAATCAGAGGTTGCAAGTGCGAAGGTTGGTGTTGAATTAGCTAAGCTTAATCTTGGTCACACTAAGATTTTATCTCCTAAAACGGGATATATCGGGCTGGTTGGCGCGCGGGTAGGACAATATGTTTTGCCTGGTGCGCAATTGGTATCGGTCATTTCTGATGAGATTTGGATTATTGCTAATTATAAGGAAACGCAACTTTCTCAGATGCGTATTGGCCAACCGGTTATCTTTTCTGTTGATGCATTGAACAATAAAAAGTTAACAGGGCGGGTGGTCCGTTTCGCACCTGCGACAGGTTCGGAATTTTCACTTTTAAAAACAGATACTACAATTGGTAACTTTATTAAAATTGCGCAACGTATTTCAGTGCGTATTGCATTAGATCCTGGTCAGGAAGGGGCTGAAAAGCTTATTCCTGGTATGTCTGTGGTTACGTACGTAGATACTTCGCAGCGTGTTTCTTCTGGAGGATAA
- a CDS encoding MFS transporter encodes MSGKRSTVMSAKRGGKPFPHPGTVFAGPLPKCFVYIFASFILQWAYGLGANVVQSNIVHLTGDFHATLTETTWLVAAYMAPNVSVAIMLIKIRYQFGLRAFAELSILGFVLVCVLQLFVTDLRSALIIRFFAGIAAAPLASLALLYMMEAFAPAKKFTIGLSLNYMNAALAAPLSRLFSPDLLENGGFSSLSAMEMGLVLASLGCIYALPLTPVVRNKVIQKLDWVSYSLIALGLGLNAVIMSVGILYWWYEAAWIGWALALAVFSLVIAIIIELNRENPLIDLRWLFSKEMVQSVLILLVFHVFLLERSTLAVGFFNLFGLLNREMAPMYLAIILGTLLGGAVCVFFLRVGREDYFYLLSLGCLALGAYLDSHVNHLTLPQDMMLSQGLVSFSYALFLPPALCKGFVISGARGPRYVLSFIAVFLLTQVSGGLMGAAFFGSLQFFFAHKNFESLTQNIIVTDPLISGEVNTLFSPSYGTTIPQFLGGEQGTSKLIEEFKLTANIFAYDDVFRLYFYIAIVVFAIFLVKIFIKLCFFRLFEKQYNDSEEGCKK; translated from the coding sequence ATGAGCGGCAAAAGGAGTACGGTTATGTCTGCTAAGAGAGGAGGGAAACCTTTTCCCCATCCTGGTACTGTCTTTGCAGGTCCTTTACCAAAGTGTTTTGTTTATATTTTTGCCTCTTTTATTTTGCAGTGGGCTTATGGTTTAGGGGCAAATGTTGTTCAGTCTAACATTGTCCACCTTACCGGAGACTTTCACGCAACTCTGACCGAAACAACATGGTTGGTTGCGGCCTATATGGCACCAAATGTAAGCGTTGCAATCATGTTAATCAAAATTCGATACCAGTTTGGGCTTCGTGCTTTTGCTGAGTTATCAATTCTTGGTTTCGTTTTGGTTTGTGTTTTGCAGCTCTTTGTGACAGATTTGCGTTCTGCACTAATTATTCGGTTTTTTGCTGGTATTGCTGCGGCACCTTTGGCTTCACTTGCGCTTCTTTATATGATGGAAGCTTTTGCACCAGCAAAGAAATTTACTATTGGTCTTAGTTTGAATTATATGAATGCTGCTTTAGCTGCGCCCTTATCGCGTTTATTTTCTCCTGATTTGTTGGAAAATGGTGGTTTTTCGAGTCTTTCAGCGATGGAAATGGGGTTGGTTCTCGCCAGTTTAGGATGTATCTATGCTCTTCCACTGACCCCGGTGGTACGCAATAAGGTCATTCAAAAGTTAGATTGGGTGAGTTATAGTTTAATTGCTCTTGGTCTTGGACTCAATGCAGTAATTATGTCTGTTGGTATATTGTATTGGTGGTATGAAGCAGCTTGGATTGGTTGGGCGCTTGCACTTGCTGTTTTTTCTTTGGTTATTGCGATTATTATTGAACTTAATAGAGAAAACCCGTTGATTGATTTACGCTGGCTTTTCAGTAAAGAAATGGTGCAATCTGTTCTCATTTTATTGGTCTTTCATGTTTTCTTATTAGAACGATCAACTTTAGCGGTGGGTTTCTTTAATCTTTTTGGTCTATTAAATCGTGAGATGGCACCTATGTATCTTGCGATTATATTAGGTACTCTTTTAGGGGGCGCGGTTTGTGTCTTTTTTTTACGGGTTGGGCGTGAGGATTATTTTTATCTTTTATCTTTGGGGTGTTTGGCACTTGGGGCTTATTTAGATAGTCACGTAAACCACTTGACGCTTCCCCAAGATATGATGTTGAGTCAAGGGTTGGTTAGTTTTAGTTATGCACTTTTTTTACCTCCTGCTCTTTGCAAGGGGTTTGTGATATCTGGTGCGCGAGGACCGCGTTACGTTTTAAGTTTTATTGCTGTCTTTTTGCTCACGCAAGTGAGCGGCGGATTAATGGGAGCAGCTTTTTTTGGCAGTTTGCAGTTTTTTTTCGCTCATAAGAATTTTGAATCTTTAACACAAAATATTATTGTTACAGATCCTCTTATTTCAGGCGAGGTGAATACCTTATTTTCTCCTTCTTATGGTACTACTATTCCTCAGTTTTTGGGGGGAGAGCAAGGTACGTCTAAATTGATTGAAGAGTTTAAGTTAACAGCAAATATTTTTGCTTATGATGATGTTTTTCGGCTTTATTTTTATATTGCAATAGTTGTATTTGCTATTTTTCTTGTCAAAATATTTATAAAGTTGTGTTTTTTTCGTTTATTCGAAAAACAGTATAATGACAGTGAAGAGGGATGCAAAAAATGA
- a CDS encoding F0F1 ATP synthase subunit epsilon: MERNKEEHFLFELVSPEKIVFSEQVLSVVLPSASGALTVMAYHAPLVANIVLGSVHVRTSSGEKLFAVCGGVANITFSCCSLLVESVVAVEHLSFDVLEQKILQFRAALEGGVSDAKKHKVKEFFHQLTTAGVGDIEV; encoded by the coding sequence GTGGAACGCAATAAAGAAGAGCATTTTTTGTTTGAGCTTGTGTCGCCTGAGAAAATTGTGTTTTCAGAGCAGGTGCTGTCTGTAGTTCTTCCTTCAGCGTCAGGTGCTTTGACAGTGATGGCTTATCATGCGCCTTTGGTAGCAAATATTGTGTTGGGGAGTGTTCATGTTCGTACATCTTCAGGGGAAAAACTGTTCGCTGTTTGCGGAGGGGTTGCTAATATTACTTTTTCGTGCTGCTCTCTTCTGGTGGAGAGTGTTGTTGCTGTTGAGCATCTTTCTTTTGATGTATTGGAACAGAAGATTTTGCAGTTTCGAGCAGCTTTAGAAGGAGGGGTAAGTGATGCCAAAAAACATAAGGTCAAAGAGTTTTTTCATCAACTGACAACTGCTGGTGTTGGGGATATAGAGGTGTAA
- the atpD gene encoding F0F1 ATP synthase subunit beta: MVKAVTSSKEAAKVEKKKPATRSGIKKAASKSQTSLKDSSGSVRTSPQKDVHGSPVGLREKGAVGEIKQVIGAVVDVQFEGALPNILNALETENLGNRLVLEVAQHLGENTVRTIAMDTTDGLVRGQKVFDTGTQISVPVGEATLGRIMNVIGEPVDNVGPIATTKTRSIHQNAPEYIEQSTVSEILVTGIKVVDLLAPYSKGGKIGLFGGAGVGKTVLIMELINNIAKAHGGYSVFAGVGERTREGNDLYYEMIESRVNVNPKDNNGSTEGSKCALVYGQMNEPPGARARVALSGLTIAESFRDEGQDVLFFVDNIFRFTQAGAEVSALLGRIPSAVGYQPTLATDMGALQERITSTKTGSITSVQAIYVPADDLTDPAPATSFAHLDATTVLSRSIAEKGIYPAVDPLDSFSRMLDPLIVGEEHYNVACQVQTILQRYRALQDIIAILGMDELSEDDKLLVGRARKIERFLSQPFHVAEAFTGSPGKLVPLEETIKGFKGLCAGDYDDLPEAAFYMVGSIDEAIEKGKRLIAEASS, translated from the coding sequence ATGGTAAAAGCAGTGACATCAAGTAAGGAAGCAGCAAAAGTTGAGAAAAAGAAACCGGCTACTCGTTCAGGCATAAAAAAAGCCGCTTCAAAGTCTCAGACTAGTTTAAAAGATTCTTCTGGTTCTGTACGTACTTCTCCTCAAAAAGATGTGCATGGAAGTCCTGTAGGTCTACGTGAAAAAGGGGCTGTTGGTGAAATCAAACAAGTTATTGGTGCTGTCGTCGATGTGCAATTTGAAGGTGCGTTGCCGAATATTCTTAATGCATTGGAAACGGAGAATTTAGGTAATCGGCTGGTTTTGGAAGTTGCACAGCATTTGGGTGAAAATACTGTGCGTACAATTGCCATGGATACCACTGATGGTCTTGTCCGTGGGCAAAAAGTTTTTGATACAGGAACACAGATTAGTGTGCCTGTTGGAGAAGCGACACTTGGTCGTATTATGAATGTGATTGGAGAGCCAGTTGATAATGTGGGTCCAATTGCAACAACCAAAACGCGCTCTATTCACCAAAACGCTCCTGAATATATAGAACAATCAACAGTGTCAGAAATTCTTGTCACTGGTATTAAAGTCGTTGATTTGTTAGCACCTTATTCTAAAGGTGGTAAAATTGGTTTGTTTGGTGGAGCTGGGGTTGGTAAGACTGTTCTTATTATGGAGCTTATCAATAATATTGCAAAAGCTCATGGTGGATATTCGGTATTTGCTGGTGTTGGAGAACGTACACGTGAGGGAAATGATCTTTATTATGAAATGATCGAAAGCCGTGTGAATGTAAATCCAAAAGATAATAATGGTTCAACGGAAGGATCAAAATGTGCACTCGTTTATGGACAAATGAATGAGCCACCAGGAGCGCGTGCAAGGGTAGCTCTTTCAGGGTTGACAATTGCGGAAAGTTTTCGTGATGAAGGTCAAGATGTTCTTTTCTTCGTGGATAATATTTTCCGTTTTACCCAAGCAGGCGCTGAAGTGTCAGCTCTTCTAGGGCGTATTCCTTCTGCTGTGGGTTATCAGCCAACTCTGGCAACGGATATGGGTGCTTTGCAAGAGCGTATTACCAGCACAAAAACAGGTTCTATTACGTCTGTTCAGGCTATTTATGTTCCGGCTGATGACTTAACAGACCCGGCACCTGCGACATCGTTTGCCCATTTGGATGCGACAACGGTTCTTTCGCGTTCGATTGCAGAAAAGGGAATTTATCCGGCGGTTGATCCGCTTGATTCTTTCTCACGCATGTTGGATCCATTGATTGTTGGTGAAGAGCATTATAATGTTGCTTGTCAAGTGCAAACCATTTTGCAACGCTATAGGGCGTTACAGGATATTATTGCTATTCTTGGAATGGATGAACTTTCTGAAGATGATAAGTTGTTGGTGGGGCGGGCACGTAAAATTGAACGTTTCCTTTCGCAACCTTTCCATGTGGCTGAAGCTTTTACAGGTTCGCCCGGCAAGCTGGTGCCTTTAGAAGAAACAATCAAAGGCTTTAAAGGTCTTTGTGCTGGTGATTATGATGATTTACCAGAAGCAGCTTTTTATATGGTTGGTTCGATTGATGAAGCTATTGAAAAAGGAAAACGTCTCATTGCAGAGGCTTCTTCATAA